A genomic region of Oligoflexia bacterium contains the following coding sequences:
- a CDS encoding SprT family zinc-dependent metalloprotease produces the protein MLEFVEYGSSKIEFRIKRSARKTLGIAVLPDGAVEVTAPQDATLDKIKEIIIKRGSWLLEQQRLAGFNPVPQPSKALVSGESFYFLGRHYRLKIFESNYDAVEILDDKLILNCTFPENLELKRSLLLGWYFKKASGVLSERFSFHAQVFMQDSVQLLIKKMSKRWGEFHPNKNLVVLNAELVVSPMECIDYVIVHELTHAKILNHGTEFYDLLSHRIPSWRALKNELEQHSNGFSSLNYSED, from the coding sequence GTGCTTGAGTTTGTAGAATACGGAAGTTCTAAAATTGAATTTAGAATCAAGAGATCCGCACGAAAGACTCTGGGGATAGCTGTACTGCCTGATGGTGCGGTTGAAGTGACGGCACCTCAAGATGCAACCCTTGATAAGATCAAAGAAATTATTATCAAACGAGGCTCGTGGCTTCTGGAGCAGCAAAGACTGGCAGGATTTAATCCAGTACCGCAACCAAGTAAGGCGTTGGTGTCTGGCGAGAGTTTTTACTTCTTAGGTCGGCATTATCGCCTCAAGATTTTTGAATCCAATTACGATGCCGTTGAGATTCTGGACGACAAGCTAATCCTCAATTGTACGTTTCCTGAAAATCTTGAACTAAAACGGTCACTTTTGCTTGGATGGTACTTTAAAAAAGCTAGTGGGGTTTTATCCGAAAGGTTCAGTTTCCATGCTCAAGTCTTCATGCAGGACTCCGTTCAGCTTTTAATTAAAAAAATGTCCAAAAGGTGGGGCGAATTTCATCCCAATAAAAACCTCGTCGTGCTTAATGCAGAACTTGTTGTATCGCCCATGGAGTGCATCGACTATGTGATTGTTCATGAACTGACTCATGCTAAAATTTTGAATCACGGGACGGAATTCTACGATTTGCTTTCTCATCGCATTCCTTCCTGGCGGGCTCTAAAGAATGAATTGGAGCAACATTCGAACGGTTTCAGTTCGCTGAACTATTCTGAGGATTGA
- a CDS encoding type I restriction endonuclease subunit R: MAIAKHTEDLVSHIPAIHLLVNLGYQYLAPSETIKLRDGKQSKVVLESVLEDWLAKNNSIKSKNGAVLFSRENIKEAVTAISNIPFDSLLSNNERIYDLLTLGKSLEQSIDGLSRSYSLQFINWKEPHKNIFHVTDEYEVEKRHSHQTRRPDIVLFVNGIPLVVIECKKPGLNDDAVKEGISQCLRNQKTDEIPELFTFSQILLSLAQNKAKYGTTGTSEEFWAVWKEEDSEGQEKGLEVLINKPLSVSDKTIIFSEREPHIQKIMEGLWNDGSRLPSAQDRTIHSLLRPERLMELIYQFIVFDNKEKKVCRYQQYFAIKETLKRVTKVRGDQKRQGGVIWHTTGSGKSLTMVMMAKALALDESITNPRIVLVTDRVDLDDQIYKTFLACGKEAELAKASSGQNLIDLIEEEKKSIITTIIDKFESASKKKDLKVLSHNVFVLVDESHRSQYGISHAKMVNMLPNACYIGFTGTPLLKKEKTTAQKFGGFIHKYTMNQAVKDGAVVPLLYEGRMSELRGNKEQIDKWFERITKDLTDQQKADLKKKFHREEEILKTNQRLEEIAFDIQEHFKANFKGTGFKGQLACSSKESAIRYKKFFDSFGEIKTEVIISGPDTREDHADLDESNIPEVQAYWKSVMAQYGSEEKYNEKIIKAFKKSDEPEVLIVVDKLLTGFDAPKNSVLYVDKRLKEHNILQAIARVNRVFEGKSHGLVIDYRGIFGELNDAIDTYAALENEGFEKEDIVGTIVNTELEIRELSQRHTNVWEIFKEVQNKSDTESLQRHLEPLDGRQEFYKKLTAFSNTLRIANGNAKFQDETAAETKNMYQRDLKMFIELRAAVKQRYGETVDYSSYEKQIRNMVNKYVEADKVKIIIQQANVFDEAEFQKELDGIENQAAKADTIASRLKRSIAEKSEEDPALYKKLSEMIDEAIKAHRAKRLSDGQYLAKVTEAMETMRGKNKSDYPASIRNSDDAKAYYGVLRQELGLEVADADEVMADSALKVHEVIEKHKIRDWSGNRDVQNKMAIDLEDLLYALKGRHELNLTSDKMDEIINTLIMVAKRRNT, from the coding sequence ATGGCTATAGCAAAACACACGGAGGATTTGGTTTCCCACATCCCCGCTATTCACCTTTTGGTAAACCTTGGCTATCAATATCTGGCACCAAGCGAAACGATCAAGCTCCGTGACGGCAAGCAAAGCAAAGTTGTGCTAGAATCCGTACTTGAGGATTGGCTTGCTAAGAACAACTCCATCAAATCTAAAAATGGAGCTGTCCTGTTTAGTCGTGAGAATATCAAAGAGGCCGTTACTGCGATCTCTAATATCCCTTTTGACTCACTCTTATCAAATAACGAGCGAATTTATGATCTGCTTACTTTAGGTAAAAGCTTAGAGCAGAGCATTGATGGCCTGAGCCGCAGCTATTCGCTGCAATTCATTAACTGGAAAGAACCGCATAAAAACATCTTCCATGTGACTGATGAATACGAGGTTGAGAAACGACACTCGCATCAAACCAGACGACCGGACATTGTTTTATTCGTCAACGGCATCCCCCTTGTAGTGATTGAATGTAAAAAGCCGGGGCTCAACGATGACGCAGTTAAAGAAGGAATTAGTCAGTGCTTAAGAAATCAAAAGACTGACGAAATTCCCGAACTGTTTACCTTTTCGCAAATTCTACTGAGTCTTGCCCAGAACAAAGCCAAGTACGGAACCACTGGGACATCAGAAGAGTTCTGGGCTGTGTGGAAAGAAGAAGATTCCGAGGGTCAAGAAAAAGGTCTCGAGGTCTTAATTAACAAACCGCTGAGTGTTTCAGATAAAACTATAATCTTTTCTGAGCGAGAACCTCATATACAGAAAATCATGGAAGGTCTTTGGAATGATGGCAGTCGTCTACCATCGGCCCAAGATCGGACCATTCATTCACTACTTCGGCCCGAACGATTGATGGAGCTGATTTATCAGTTTATTGTCTTCGACAATAAAGAAAAGAAAGTTTGCCGCTATCAACAGTATTTCGCGATCAAAGAAACCTTAAAGCGAGTCACCAAAGTTCGTGGCGATCAAAAACGACAAGGCGGAGTCATCTGGCATACCACAGGTTCTGGTAAATCGCTCACGATGGTGATGATGGCCAAGGCACTGGCCCTTGATGAAAGCATCACAAATCCAAGGATTGTATTGGTCACTGACCGTGTGGATTTGGACGATCAAATTTATAAGACCTTCCTTGCTTGCGGCAAAGAGGCTGAGCTTGCTAAGGCAAGTTCCGGTCAAAACTTAATCGACCTGATTGAAGAAGAAAAGAAATCCATCATCACAACCATTATCGACAAGTTTGAATCGGCCAGTAAAAAGAAAGACCTGAAAGTTTTAAGTCACAATGTTTTTGTGCTGGTGGATGAAAGCCACAGATCACAGTACGGAATCAGTCATGCCAAGATGGTGAATATGCTCCCGAATGCTTGCTACATAGGCTTTACGGGCACACCACTTTTAAAGAAAGAAAAAACGACGGCCCAAAAGTTTGGTGGCTTCATTCATAAATACACAATGAATCAAGCCGTGAAAGACGGCGCAGTTGTTCCGCTTTTATATGAAGGCCGCATGAGCGAGCTTCGTGGTAATAAAGAGCAGATCGATAAATGGTTCGAGCGGATTACGAAAGACTTAACTGATCAGCAGAAAGCGGATCTTAAAAAGAAGTTCCACCGAGAAGAAGAAATATTAAAAACTAATCAGCGATTAGAAGAAATCGCTTTCGATATTCAAGAACATTTTAAGGCGAACTTTAAAGGAACTGGTTTCAAAGGGCAGCTGGCTTGCTCGAGTAAAGAAAGTGCCATCCGATACAAGAAATTCTTTGATAGCTTCGGCGAAATCAAAACTGAAGTGATTATCTCGGGCCCTGATACTCGTGAAGATCACGCAGATTTAGATGAATCCAACATCCCAGAAGTTCAAGCCTACTGGAAAAGCGTAATGGCTCAGTATGGCTCTGAAGAAAAATATAACGAAAAGATTATCAAAGCTTTTAAAAAATCTGATGAACCAGAAGTACTGATCGTTGTAGATAAGTTATTAACAGGTTTCGATGCTCCAAAAAACTCTGTTCTGTATGTGGATAAGAGGCTGAAAGAACATAATATCCTACAAGCGATTGCTAGGGTGAACCGCGTCTTTGAAGGAAAAAGCCACGGCCTTGTTATCGACTATCGCGGGATCTTCGGTGAATTAAATGATGCAATCGATACCTACGCAGCGCTAGAAAACGAGGGCTTCGAAAAGGAAGACATCGTAGGTACGATCGTCAACACCGAACTTGAAATCAGGGAACTATCTCAACGGCACACTAATGTGTGGGAGATTTTTAAAGAAGTTCAAAATAAATCGGACACCGAAAGTTTGCAGAGACATCTTGAACCCCTGGACGGTCGTCAAGAATTCTACAAAAAACTAACGGCATTTTCAAATACCTTAAGAATTGCTAACGGGAATGCGAAATTCCAAGATGAAACTGCCGCTGAGACTAAAAATATGTACCAGCGAGATCTGAAAATGTTTATCGAGCTTCGCGCTGCGGTAAAACAACGCTACGGCGAAACAGTAGATTATTCATCTTACGAAAAGCAGATTCGTAATATGGTTAATAAATACGTCGAAGCAGACAAAGTAAAAATCATCATTCAACAGGCTAACGTATTTGATGAAGCTGAGTTCCAAAAGGAATTGGATGGAATCGAAAATCAAGCCGCCAAGGCCGACACAATTGCTTCTCGATTGAAAAGATCAATCGCCGAAAAATCAGAAGAAGATCCAGCTCTTTATAAAAAATTATCTGAAATGATTGATGAAGCCATCAAAGCCCACAGGGCCAAACGACTGTCTGATGGTCAGTATTTGGCGAAGGTAACTGAAGCCATGGAAACTATGCGGGGAAAAAATAAGTCCGATTATCCGGCCAGCATCCGAAACTCAGACGATGCGAAAGCTTATTACGGTGTATTACGACAAGAGCTTGGTCTTGAAGTTGCTGATGCAGACGAGGTTATGGCCGACAGTGCTTTAAAAGTTCATGAGGTCATAGAGAAACACAAGATCCGTGATTGGTCGGGCAACCGTGATGTGCAGAATAAAATGGCCATCGACCTTGAGGATCTACTTTACGCACTGAAGGGGCGGCACGAATTAAATTTGACCTCGGACAAGATGGACGAGATCATTAACACACTAATCATGGTTGCAAAGAGAAGGAACACTTAA